One window of Halopseudomonas maritima genomic DNA carries:
- a CDS encoding ABC transporter permease: MKRLINLTPPPASKLFLGLLPFALLLLLYVVASDARLAENANDKLLPAFSQMGAAIERMALEPSKRTGEYLFWQDTASSLKRLALGVLIAAAIGLALGLFTGALPLVHAGVSPLLTVVSLIPPLAILPVLFILFGLGEASKVILIAIGITPFIARDLQRRTQEIPSEQLVKAQTLGANTSQIMVRVLLPQLMPKLIDAVRLSLGAGWLFLIAAEAIAATDGLGYRIFLVRRYMSMDVILPYVAWITLLAFLFDWLLATLSRRLFPWNAQGAH; encoded by the coding sequence GGCCTGCTGCCGTTCGCCCTGCTGCTCCTGCTCTACGTGGTGGCCTCGGACGCGCGGCTGGCCGAAAACGCCAACGACAAGCTGCTGCCGGCCTTCAGTCAGATGGGCGCTGCTATCGAGCGCATGGCGCTGGAGCCGAGCAAGCGCACCGGCGAATACCTGTTCTGGCAGGACACCGCCAGCAGCCTCAAGCGCCTCGCGCTGGGCGTGCTGATCGCTGCCGCCATCGGCCTGGCGCTGGGGCTGTTTACCGGCGCCCTGCCGCTGGTACACGCCGGGGTCAGCCCGCTGCTGACGGTGGTGTCGCTGATACCGCCGCTGGCGATTCTGCCGGTGCTATTCATTCTGTTCGGCCTGGGTGAAGCCTCCAAGGTGATCCTGATCGCCATCGGCATCACCCCGTTCATTGCCCGCGACCTGCAGCGCCGCACCCAGGAAATCCCCAGCGAGCAACTGGTCAAGGCGCAGACCCTCGGCGCCAACACCAGCCAGATCATGGTCCGCGTGCTGCTGCCGCAGCTGATGCCCAAGCTGATCGACGCGGTGCGCCTGTCGCTCGGCGCCGGCTGGCTGTTCCTGATCGCCGCCGAAGCCATCGCTGCCACCGACGGTCTGGGTTATCGCATCTTCCTGGTCCGCCGCTATATGTCGATGGACGTGATCCTGCCGTACGTGGCCTGGATCACCCTGCTGGCGTTCCTGTTCGACTGGCTGCTGGCGACCCTGTCGCGCCGCCTGTTCCCGTGGAACGCCCAAGGAGCCCACTGA